TCCAATGGAGCTCGTCACGCTGTCGTAATTCTTGGAGTTCTGACAATAATGAAGACTCAAGAATCGCATTGTGAGCATCAAAAGGTTTGAAATAAAGATCCTCCAATTGGTGTTGAATAGACTACATATTCTATGCCATTGACTCATCAAGTGGGTTCTTCTGGCCTTCAACCTCTGCAAAAAGGAGAACATTAAAGAACCACAAATAGGTGTACGCCAGACGTTAGAAACAATTTCAGAATATTGAGAATGGAGTAACCACTTTGCTTCAAATTGAAATAAGAAAGTACGTTTGGTTGGAAGATGAtctaaaaataacaataaaggTCTATGATTTGATCCACCAAAGATTCGTGCACAAGATGAGTCCGTGAAAAACATTATCTCCACTTTGTTGAAACTAGTGCTCTATCTAACCTTTGTTGAATAGCTTGAGCTCCAAAATATTTATTGAACCAAGTAAAATGAGAGGCCTGCCATAATAATTCtaagggagatttacaatttggtccctggatattgccattattaacaagtcaatccctgcattttcaaaaacctattaaaacatctttatcttttctctccgtcaacaaaatagtcattccaTCTATTtctaccgttaaaaatatagcaaaagaccaaattacccccttctttttctcttccttctcctccttcttcttcattgattcttcatcatcttcttcttcttctttgatttttctttttcttcttcttctttgattcttcttctttgattcttcttttttaaggaggaggagttttttcttcttcttccttttttttcttcatcatcatcctcttcttcttctctttcttcttctttttattcttcttcttttttctttttcttcttcttctccttcatcatcatcatcatcttcttcttctttttcttcttttttaagaaGGAGGAGGGATTATTTTGTTGacgaaaaaaaatgataaggacgttttaatagatatgagaaaagataaggacgttttaatagatctttgaaaatgtagggactgacttgttaataataataatatccaaTGATTAAATAAGGGGTTTCATTTGAgggcaaaattgaattttaaaaatttctctctcatcttttatctactatttcgttgatggagagaaaagttaaggacattttaataggtttctgaaaatgcaaggactgacttattaataatggcaatacccaaaAACTAAAATGTAAATCTCCCTAATTCTAATAGCGCACAACTTTGaatgaaaacataaaaacctGAAACATGAGAAATACTCATAAAACGACCACCAATTTTATCCGTAGGGGAGCAAATAACATTAAAATCACCAATATAACACCATGAGACAGAAGCATGGAGTCTCAATTGAGTTAAGTCAGCCCAAAAATCATTCCTTCTCACTCTATCCGGCATCGGTAGACAAAAGATATTTTCCGGCATTACTTGGTAACTAACAAAGAGACATGGTAATTTACAAAACTCTAGCACCAAAGATGAGGTGTCAATTCAATTGAGTCATCCCACCAAAGAGATAAGCCTCTCTTAATGTTATTCGAATCAACAAGCAGTGTATTAGGATAACTCATAAGGATGTATACCCGTTAAAATTAAACTCCCCGAACCCCAATTCGATTTATATTAGCAATATCTGAATCTATTCCGaatccgattaaaaattaatctaaactACCCGAATTCGTCACAAACCCGATTgttattatttgaataaaatctGAACCCGTTtagtcttatatattttaattaatgatttttataaaaaatattttttattaataattttcatttaaaaaatctaatatttttaaaaaatatttaaattttaatttttaaataaaaaaatatataaaaatttataaatattattgtaaaatataatttttatattaaattaattatttatataaatagggTTGGATAATGAATACCCTATACATAAAATCCGAATCCAATTCGAACTCGCAACGgatattattttgtaaattcGAATCCGTCCAAAATCCGATTATAACACTCAAATCCGTCCTATTAAAATTTAGTCAGATTTAATACCCGAAAATATCGGATCCGTTGCTATCCCCAATAGCTCACATCTTCTTTGTAACATTGATATAGATTGTCTATTATTTCCTGTGATTTGTTCCCTTAGTATGTTTAAAAGCTTAAAAGCTTAAAGTATTGAGAGATAGATAGCCTGCAACCTCTTGAACAGTCGTGACATCCTTAATTTGAAATTGCCAGGCTCTTTTGGATTAAAGATgcagttattaaatttttttatataatgaaCTTTAaccatatatttataaaatatattttaccttCTGACCAAACAAAAATAGTTAGTCTTATCCTTTTAGATAATTAACCActtaatttttacatttattaAATAGTTAATGATGTATAAGATGACTAAAAATACCTTATTCCTAATCAAtctataaaatttgaaaataataattatttaattttctaaatttataaaatataattacctTGATCTTCAGAATTTTAAAATTGCAACtgtttaatttttgaaatttatataagggattaaattttaaatgattttaaaaaaattaattgaaatccttaggtcaataatatatttttgtcaGTAATAAATGAATACAACTTTGAAACCAAAGATGGAGGCTTTGGTTTACCTGGCATAGAAACCTTGACCTCTCCCTTTACCCAGTTTCTCTTTTGACATAAagaaattcttaaaaaaaaaaaaaaaaaaaagcagaaaaTGAATCCACCTAAGAGGTCAAAATTTTCGCACTCAATAAACGCCTGAAGAAGAACCCAACCAAATTGCTTGCAATCGAAGGTAACCCTCTGTTTCTTCACTTTCAATCAATCAATCCttatcttcttccttctccCTTCTCTCTCATGTCCACGAAACCCTAACCCACTTCTCcatttcttctctttctctgaCCTCTTTAATGGGTCGGGAAACTTCTACGCCGCCACAGGCACAAGCACAGGCACCTGCTGCAGCGATAGCACCTGAAGGAACGATGAAAACTACGGCTTTGGCACCTGGGTTTCGATTTCACCCTACGGATGAGGAGCTTGTTAGTTATTATTTGAAACGGAAGGTTTCTAATAAACCTGTCCGTTTTAATGCTATTGCTGAGGTCGATATCTATAAAAACGAGCCTTGGGACCTTGCAGGTTACCCATTTTAATTTCTTCACTTCTCTCTGATTTTTATCatatatgtaaattttattttatttttttaaatttgggtTGAGCTTCTTCTTGTTAGTTCCCTTATTTCAAGAAACAAGTTTCAGCTTGGCTTGCTGGTATTATTGTTTGAAAGTTTGTTTCTCAGTGCTCTTTTTAGCTTGTGGGTTATTGGTTGTATTAGCTATTcccttttcttatttatttatctattatttCCTGGTTATGCTAGCACTGCTTATGTAATATATGTGGTTGACTGGATATCTATCCTCTTTAaagaactattttattttttttatttatttttttcacattTACCCTTTGTTTGGCATGATTCACTTTGCAAGGAAAGATTTCAAATGAATTCTTGCAAAACATGTAAGATTTCAACttcttttttattaagaaaagaaatcaattgaattaaattcttgATTCCAAATGGAGGGTTAAAGTTATTTTTGTATGTTATTTTAATTCCCCTCGGTTCTTACTATTTGAAACTTTTGGGATTGTAGATAAGTCATGGTTGAAAAGCAGAGATCAGGAATGGTACTTTTTTAGTGCCTTGGACAGGAAGTATGGGAATGGAGCAAGAATGAATAGGGCAACAAGTAAAGGATACTGGAAAGCCACTGGCAAGGATAGGGAGGTCCGGCGTAATTCCCAACTCATAGCAATGAAGAAGACGCTCGTATTTCATAGTGGGCGTGCCCCAGGGGGGCAGCGCACCAACTGGGTTATGCATGAATACCGCCTTGTTGATGAAGAATTGGAAAAAATTGGAGCCATGCAGGTGAGCCAGTAGGCAGAATTGTTGTTAACGGTTTATGGTGATGCAGGTTTTTATTTGCTTGCATAGAAAGGTAAGACATTGACTAGAAAATGTCTGTTGGAAATACCATGTATTGTTCTGTCACTATATGGATAAAGAAACATTGGGTTTGTTATGTGTAAAGTTGTGTGATATGAATGGGTGATATCCAAACTAGTTTACATTCTGGGATCTTAAAAATGTGGGGCTTGACAGCTTTAGTTGTTGCTATTCCCATTGCATTTCTGAGCAACCAAAGTGCATTGCTATTTTTGTTGGAAATCTCACGGTTGTTGCTTGTTTGTTATTCGTCTTTTGGGTGAAGACCGATTCATATGTGCTGTGTAGAGTATTTCACAAGAACAATATAGGACCCCCAAATGGAAATCGTTATGCACCTTTTATAGAGGAGGAGTGGGATGATGGTGTGACAGCTCTTGTTCCTGGAGAGGATGCTGTGGATGATGTGCCTGTTCATGATACTTGTACAGAAATAAATCGTGTTGAGCAGGTATGTTCGCTTTTTTGTTTATGTTTGCTTTTTTGTTTATCTTTCCATTTCTTTTCTTGAACTAAAGATGCTAAGTTtggttttaatgaaaataatcaTTACATCATGGTGTAATTATGTCCAAAATATGTGATAGATGAGGGAGGCAATAAGGCAGTAATATAATGAAATGAGACACCCAAACAAAAAAGAGAAATGCAACTAGTAGGTTTTTTGCTGACACCTTTGTGAAGTCAAGTTATATATTTTCCTGGTGAGTGATACACACATACTATTAAACAATCACTATTTTCGCGCTGCATTCCCGGTCATGGTTATAGGTAATGAAAATAGGCCTATAACAGCCGTAATGGTAACGATTTATAgctatgtaatttttttaaaaaaatttgcctAACTCatgaattaaaagaaatttaaagttATGAGTATAACTAAGATACCCAATCAAATAATAAGCATTAATAACATCAACTAAAGACATTCAATCTATCATTATTAGACatttttaacaataattaatttatagctaaaataataatatagataACATggatagtaaaaaataaattttcatactccaaatttaacaaaaaaaaaaacttgacatccaacattattttatttaacaaataagtaaaacaAAGATAAATAACTCAAATTTTATAGTGTATAAATATATAGAATTAGATAGTTGATGATCTTAATTTAAGAGAAAAGAAGTGAGACATTTGCAGaaaataattaacttttaataGAAATTTGAGAAAAGTGATATACAACAGTATAAAACTTtccaattttagaaaaaaaaattgagttgtTGCCCTCATTTGGCTTAAAGAAAATTAGTTAACAGATCATTACCATTACTTAACTGTAAATAATGGACACTACTGTTATATAACGGCCATAACGACCGTTACAGGAACaaatttttctttccctttAAATAAAGGATGTAACGGTAACAGGAGAGTCAAATACCTATAAATAATGGCTGTTATGTAACTGAACGAcctttatttaaaaccatgatgaGGATGGTAATCACTCCATTACACCAACAGAGAGGTAGAACCTGGGTTCAGGGAATTGTGGAATATATTTGGCAAAATTATGCACCAAGAGGTGGAATGCCTATGTTTCAAGGAGGGTTTAGGGTGCTCACTATTGgtgttaaatattatatatgaaaCCTCAACTCAGTTAAGCCTTGATCCCAATCTAGTTGCATATCTAGGTGGTTCCTTCTATCACGATACATTGATACAAGCATGTGTACAAGCATCAGATGTAGTGCCACCCATGAATATTAGGGGTTTATAATGGGAAACCTATCTTATACAAGGCTTTATGAGTTAGCAAAAGAACTAGATTCATCCTTTAAAGTTTGCATCCATCTACCTTTAAGTTTCTCTATAGATGGTTCTACATTCACGTAAGCTTTAAAAATTTGCGTGAAAGGAATTGCTTCTGTCTCATCCTCTGCCTCTCTACTATAAAACCCTCCAAGTAGAACTCtttttctaaattttcataCGATCCTTTAATATATTCTGACTTATTAGGCCAACTACCAAAGACTTCATTATTTAGGAGCAAGCGATTCATCTTACTCTCATGATGATGCATCCATTTGTCAATTATTTTCCTTGTTGCATGAAATTATCTAGTGCAAATAATCCTTCCCAAGCTGCTTCTGAGTGAAAAAAAACATGCCTCTGAAGGCAGCATAGTATTTAGTTGTTTTATATCCAAGGGATGGGTTACTTTGCGCACATCAATATTTGGTAACTGTATGTTGTACAAGGAACagctccccccccccccaacaCACACCTCCgcctcccaaaaaaaaaaaaaagaaacaacttTGAACCTTGTTGACTATTCCCTATATTGTGCCATAAAGGCCTAGCCTCCATATGCAGAAGATCCTTTTGAATGATGGACCCaaagatatttattttatgcaATACTAAACAATCATTCAACAAGTCTTGTTTTGATAGCATTGAATCCAAACAACAGAGCATAACTAGTGATGTTATAGGATGGAGTTGCTACTCCAATTGTGGTTCCTGCCTTTTACAAATCTGGATCATTTTGTTTAGTATCTCTACATTTGGATTTAGCAATCACTATAtggcataatttttttaacaacaGGAAAAGTGATAAGAGTTCATACTCTAATTTAATCTAATGTGCAAACTAAAAACAAGAAAACCGTCTAGAAAAGGAAAAAGGGCTCCTTACTTGAGCACATCTAGTCTGAGTGATTAAGTTCTTCAAAAATTGACCAAATAATCCTCAAAGAGCCCTTTATATTTTATGTATATCTCTCTATTATAAACATATTCTCATCCTCAATtacttttatgtttatgttaggtTTTAGAGCCTAACAAAAGGGTATTTAGCAGAAAGAAGAGAGTTTAGAGAGAAGAGGGAAAGAAATTAGGGAGAGAAGAGATGGGGCGGGGGGGAGAGGTTGAAGTCTTGCATGGATTTTGAATAATAGGATAACGAATGGAAGAGTTGCTACCCCCTTTTATACTCTCTTTCCTGCTTGCTAGAGTAGTTATAACTGCCTAGATTCTCAAAGTTTCCCTTGAAAACTAGAGCCAACCTTTGTTGACTTTTCCACACTTTTACACACATCTATTCACACTTCATATTCACTTATAATCCCTATACTTCTTCCTTTAATGTCTAACAATACACTTCCTTGAGGGCATTCTTCTGAAATTCTGGAAATTGAGCTTGATCCTCCAATGTTGCATCTTCTAGGGCCAAGTTAGACCATTTAATGAGTCATTGCAAGACCAGATGACCATTTCAGGACACAGTTCTGGCTTGAAGAATGTGCTCTGGAGCCACTACTGTTTCATCTTGAATAGTGGTAGGCAGCTTGGTCCTTTTTGAGAAGAAACACATGAAAGACCGGACAAATGGAGGCAGAGGGAGGCAACTACAACTGGTATGCCACCTTTCCAAGCCTTTTCTCAATCATAAATGGCCTATAATACTAAGCTACCACCTTCAAACCTTTCCTTAAAGCTATTGAAGTCTGTCAATGTGGTTGAAGTTTCACGTAAACTCAACTTGAAATTCTCTTTCACTTCTCTTTTTGTTAGCCTGCTGCTTTATCTCGAGCACTTGTTGCCTCTACTGGAAGCTTCCATAGTCAGAAATGGTGAATTACTAATGCTAGTGCCTGGAAATGAAGGTGGTGTATACCCATAAAAGCTTCAAATGGTGACATCTTGATGGCACTATGGAAGCTAGAATGGCACCATTATTCAGCAAATGGCATTGCTGCTGATGCACCGTGCATCTCAAATAGCATTCTAAGCACTGGTTTGAACACTTAGTTAGTTTGACTATTCTTTTGTCGATGATATGCACTACTAAAAGACAATGAAGTGCCTAGCTGTTTGAAGAACTCCTGCCAAAGCAAACTTGTAAAAAGCTCGTCTCATTTGATACAATGGAGATGGGGGCACCATGCAGCTTGTAGATATTTTCCAAGAAGACTTTAGCTACTGTGAAAGCAGTAAAAGGATGTGCTAGGGCCAAGAAGTCACCATACTTGTTGAATCTGCAAAATTAGTGAATCTACAAACCACTACTAAGATGAGTCTTTGCCTTTTGATTTAGGTAGTTGCTTTATAAAATTCATGGATGTGTTGCCATGCATGGGAAGGAACTGGTAGTGGCTGAAGTAATCCAGGATATGAAGCTGTTTTCACTTTACAAGTAACTCACACAAAACCATGTTGCACAAAACACTATTGCACCCACTGCAGAACATTAGAGTGCAAtttaggccaataaaagtgcCTTTGCAGCCTTGAATAGGTATTATTTATACCAAAATGGCCTCCTATAGGGCTGTCATGATACATGGCTAGTAGCTGCTATCTCAAGGTACTAGAAGACCATACATAAAATCTGCTTTTGTAATATAATAGCCTTTGTTTATACTCAAACCTTGATGCAATCTTTGCGTTCAGAGACAGCTGTGAGATTAGGTCTATAGCCTTATCATCCTTCTTGTAATTGGCAGCAAGTGTGAATCTCCAAGTACTTGCAACCACAGAAGAAATTGCACATAATTGAGAGGATGCTAAAGTAGGTTGCCTGCAAAGACCATTGGCAACAAATTCTCCACCCCTTTCTTATAAGGATTTTATAATCCAATCCAAGCAACTTGGAAATACCTCTCTATTGCAAGTTGGTATGTAACATTTGCTCTAACAAGTATTTGATTCTCTCATGGTCAGTTTTATGTAGAAGGGTCCTTGCTCAACATATTGCCCCCATTTGCTCACAACAAATGTGATGGCTAACAACTCTTTGTCATATACTGAATGCCCTTTATTTCTAGCCTCAAATGTCTTGAAAATAAGTGCAATAGGATGTCCATCCTGCTGTAACAAGCCTCTATTCCTTTACTGCTTGCGTCAGTTTCTACCACAAATTCCTTGGTAAAATCGGGTAGAGCTAAGACGGGCCGATGCCATTGCAATCCTGAGCTTGTCAAAAGCTTCTTAAGCAGTTGCAGACCGTTGAAATCCATCATTCTTCAATAAATCTGTCAAGGGTCTGGTAATCAGTCCATATTCCTTCACATATTTTCTATAATAATCAGTCCATATTCCTTCACATATTTTCTATAATAATCAGTCCAGCCAAAAAACTTCTTAGTTCCTTGACAGATTTAGGTGCTTGCCAAGTTACCATTGCTTCCACTTTAGTTGGATCAGTTGCCACAATCTCTGCACTTAATATATGACCCAAATAATCCACCTTATTCCTGTCAAAAGAGCACTTGGACATCTTGGCAAAGAGCTGCTGTTGTTGGACTTTAAATATTGCCTCCAAAATGCTGCAAGTGGCTTCTCAAGTCCGTGTTGTATACTATATATCATCAAAGAATActaacacaaacttcctcaatcGCTGAAA
This region of Manihot esculenta cultivar AM560-2 chromosome 10, M.esculenta_v8, whole genome shotgun sequence genomic DNA includes:
- the LOC110624784 gene encoding NAC domain containing protein 50 isoform X1: MGRETSTPPQAQAQAPAAAIAPEGTMKTTALAPGFRFHPTDEELVSYYLKRKVSNKPVRFNAIAEVDIYKNEPWDLADKSWLKSRDQEWYFFSALDRKYGNGARMNRATSKGYWKATGKDREVRRNSQLIAMKKTLVFHSGRAPGGQRTNWVMHEYRLVDEELEKIGAMQTDSYVLCRVFHKNNIGPPNGNRYAPFIEEEWDDGVTALVPGEDAVDDVPVHDTCTEINRVEQDTHSFNRDPLNINELPKDSENINEFQKDDLLLCKTERVDDYPPCVLNTEASFPLLQYKRRKHNGDTVSNRSNASENSTRTTQDPCSSTTSTAATTTTDTTMTTAAATTTAISALLEFSLMESIEPKENPHVPPPRLDTTSLDSSVPPSCMKFINDLQSEIHKITVERETLKLEIMSAQAMINILQSRIDFLNKENEDLKRSIADK
- the LOC110624784 gene encoding NAC domain containing protein 50 isoform X2, with the translated sequence MKTTALAPGFRFHPTDEELVSYYLKRKVSNKPVRFNAIAEVDIYKNEPWDLADKSWLKSRDQEWYFFSALDRKYGNGARMNRATSKGYWKATGKDREVRRNSQLIAMKKTLVFHSGRAPGGQRTNWVMHEYRLVDEELEKIGAMQTDSYVLCRVFHKNNIGPPNGNRYAPFIEEEWDDGVTALVPGEDAVDDVPVHDTCTEINRVEQDTHSFNRDPLNINELPKDSENINEFQKDDLLLCKTERVDDYPPCVLNTEASFPLLQYKRRKHNGDTVSNRSNASENSTRTTQDPCSSTTSTAATTTTDTTMTTAAATTTAISALLEFSLMESIEPKENPHVPPPRLDTTSLDSSVPPSCMKFINDLQSEIHKITVERETLKLEIMSAQAMINILQSRIDFLNKENEDLKRSIADK